From uncultured Desulfobacter sp.:
ACGGGCGGTACAAAAAAAAATCAGGGCAGAAAGGCAAAGGCGCCCCAAAAGACAACCAAAACCGCCCGAAAAAAAAGCACGAAACCCAAAAAAAAGCCGGGAACAGCCCCAAAAACCGGGACAAAAAAACCTGCTAAGAAAAAAAGTCCCAATTTTTTCAATGAGTTAAAAAAAACAGTGCTGGGGATCACCATCCTTGTGGCGATTTGTCTGACTGCGGCTATGCTGGTTGATATTTTTTTAAAAAACAGCCGGCCGGTGGCACAAAAAGACCAAATAGTCAGAAAAACATCGCCGGTGGCACAGCCGCAGATCCCGGTGCCGCCCCGGCAAAAGCCCCTGCCCCCGGAGACAAAGCATCCGTCAGCCACTGAACCGAAAATCATATCCAAGGCCCACGGCCTTAAGGAAAAAAAGCATCCATCCGGCAAACGCAGTATAACCGGAACACCAGCACCCCAAAAGGACTCAGCTATTGTATATGAAGTATATGATAATGTAGCGCCGCCCCCTAAAAAAATTGTGACGCCGAAAAAGGCTGATGCTGTACCCCAAATGGCCATTATCATTGATGATATCGGATACAGCAAAGATCTGGCCATGGGTCTGCTTAACATAGATAAGAATATCACCTTTTCCATTCTGCCCTTTTCTCCTGCCGGAACCCAGCTTGCCCACAGCCTGTCGGCAAAAGGGGCGGAACTGATGCTGCATCTACCCATGGAACCGACCCAATACCCCAAGGTCAACCCCGGGCCGGGCGCATTGTTGTCTTCCATGTCCCCGGATGAGCTTTTAACCCAGCTTCGCAAGGATATCCGTGCGGTTCCCGGCACAGTGGGGGCAAACAACCACATGGGGTCCAGGCTTACGGCGGATTCAGACAAAATGAATCAGATTTTTACGGTACTGAAACAAAAAAATATGTTTTTTGTTGATTCCAGAACATCTGCTGAATCCAAGGGCGAGGAGTCCGCCCGTATGTTTCAGCTGAAATTTTCCCACAGGGATGTGTTCCTGGATAATTTCCAGGATGTTGAATACATTTCAGGCCAGATAGAAAAACTTATCAAGGAGGCCAAGGACCATGGCAGTGCCATCGGTATCGGTCACCCCCACCAAGCCACCTTGGATGCGCTGAAACGCGAACTGCCAAAAATCAGGGGAAAAGTCCGGCTGGTGCCGGCCAGCAAGCTTGTTGAAGTGCCGCAGATTTAAAGAAGCCGATATAATTCCAGGGCCCGGTCCACAGATATCCGGTCGGGCAGCCCGTCTTCAAAACAGACGATGAAATGGTTATTTACTGCTGTTAAAAGGGTATTCATCCGGTCAAGGTCCAGCATATCAACACGGTCCAGTTTTTTTACGCCCTTAAAATTTTTAGGGCAAAAATCCACCATGGCCCTGCCTTCTTTTTCCATGTACAGGGGATATCCGTGGGTTCTGCAAATAACGGGGCGGGCCTCATAGACCATACAAACATGGTCCACAAGCAGGGGGCATGCGCGATCGGTCTGCTCGGCCTGCTCAAGAATCTTTTCACGGTATGGGGCATCCAGGCGACTGAAGGCCCGTGACAAGGAAAATGCCTCAACCGGAAATAAAGACAAATGCCTGCAACATTCATCACACCCTTTTTTGCAGGCAAGGTGCTCTTTATGGACCTGGGAAAGCCTTTGAATATGTTCATCTACCCGTGTGATCAGATCCGTGTAGTTTTTCAATAGATTGTCAAGCACATGGTCAGTCATTGTGTTTTCCCTGCCCCCCCATTTATTTTCAGCACCTCTTATATCTTACCTGCGATGAAATGCAAACAATCCGGATAATAAGAAGGCAAGCAAATGGCTATTTTATAACGACGAAAAATGATCTATATATGACTCATAATATATTTAAAAGATTCATATATAGATCAAAATATGATTTGACAAGTGAGCTCCCCAAGCCTAAAGGCATTGGGCTTCCTGCTTCACAGAGGTTAGCCGACCACCCAAAAAGGTAGTAGGTCTTACATCCTCTCCACAGGCTTGAAGTTCCGTGGCTCCCACGGTATTGAAATTACGTATGTTTATTGCAGCATTGACATCCCTATCGTGCTCTGCTGAGCACTCAGGGCAGGTCCAAAACCTGTGCTGCAACTTTAAATCATTATTAACGTACCCGCAAACATTGCAGGTTTTACTGGAAGGAAAAAATCTATCAACTGACTGTACGTCGGCACCGTATTGACATGCTTTATATTCACATTGCAATTTAAGCGTATTCCAGCCGCTATCACTGATTGACTTGGCTAAACTATGGCACTTCACCATACCGGCAACATTCAGGTTTTCGAGACTGACTGTCCCATGGCTACGCACCAGCCGGTTGCTGAGCTTATGGAGAAAATCAGAGCGTTGATTCGCTATTTTTTCGTGAAGTACTGCAACACGGCGCCGCGCCTTAGCTCTGTTGGCGCGTCCCTTCTTGGTTCGACTAAGTGCCTTCTGGAGGCGCCTGAGTTTTTTCTCAGCCGCTCTCAAGTAGGCGGGATGCGCCACCTTTTCACCGGTGGACAGCGTAGCGAAGTGATGCAATCCCAAGTCTACACCCACAGCCGGCAGGTTATTAGAGAATTCAGATATTTCAAGCTCGCACTGTACCGAAACAAAATACTTACCGCTCTTGGTTTTCGAAACGGTGGCATTTTTCGGTACACCTTCAGTGGGACGGTGCAATACCAGTGTTACCCACCCGACTTTGGGAAGGTAGATCTGAGAGTCTGTGAGCTTGAAACGTTGTGGATACCTAATAGCTTGATGACTGTTTTTGTTCTTAAACGTAGGATAGCCTGCACGGCCTTGAAAAAAATTCACATAGGCAGTGTCCAAATCTTTGAGCTTCTGCTGCAGCACCTGAGAGTCTGCTTCTTTGAGCCAAGGCAGATCCTGTTTAAGCTTAGGCAACAAAAGAACTGTGGCTGTATAGGAAAGGCCTTTGCCGATTTCTTTAAAAGCTTGCTTTCGAGCGTCAAGCCCGTAGTTGAAAATAAAACGCGCATGCCCGAACTGTACAGCCAACTGTTGTTGTTGCTGCTTATTCGGGTAGATACGGTACTTATATGCGCAACGTATTTTCATAATTTTATTAATAGTACATTTTACCCGTTTTGTCTAGGGAAAAATGCTAAAGCAAAAAC
This genomic window contains:
- a CDS encoding YkgJ family cysteine cluster protein, with product MTDHVLDNLLKNYTDLITRVDEHIQRLSQVHKEHLACKKGCDECCRHLSLFPVEAFSLSRAFSRLDAPYREKILEQAEQTDRACPLLVDHVCMVYEARPVICRTHGYPLYMEKEGRAMVDFCPKNFKGVKKLDRVDMLDLDRMNTLLTAVNNHFIVCFEDGLPDRISVDRALELYRLL
- a CDS encoding RNA-guided endonuclease TnpB family protein, translating into MKIRCAYKYRIYPNKQQQQQLAVQFGHARFIFNYGLDARKQAFKEIGKGLSYTATVLLLPKLKQDLPWLKEADSQVLQQKLKDLDTAYVNFFQGRAGYPTFKNKNSHQAIRYPQRFKLTDSQIYLPKVGWVTLVLHRPTEGVPKNATVSKTKSGKYFVSVQCELEISEFSNNLPAVGVDLGLHHFATLSTGEKVAHPAYLRAAEKKLRRLQKALSRTKKGRANRAKARRRVAVLHEKIANQRSDFLHKLSNRLVRSHGTVSLENLNVAGMVKCHSLAKSISDSGWNTLKLQCEYKACQYGADVQSVDRFFPSSKTCNVCGYVNNDLKLQHRFWTCPECSAEHDRDVNAAINIRNFNTVGATELQACGEDVRPTTFLGGRLTSVKQEAQCL
- a CDS encoding divergent polysaccharide deacetylase family protein — translated: MTQTKSTGGTKKNQGRKAKAPQKTTKTARKKSTKPKKKPGTAPKTGTKKPAKKKSPNFFNELKKTVLGITILVAICLTAAMLVDIFLKNSRPVAQKDQIVRKTSPVAQPQIPVPPRQKPLPPETKHPSATEPKIISKAHGLKEKKHPSGKRSITGTPAPQKDSAIVYEVYDNVAPPPKKIVTPKKADAVPQMAIIIDDIGYSKDLAMGLLNIDKNITFSILPFSPAGTQLAHSLSAKGAELMLHLPMEPTQYPKVNPGPGALLSSMSPDELLTQLRKDIRAVPGTVGANNHMGSRLTADSDKMNQIFTVLKQKNMFFVDSRTSAESKGEESARMFQLKFSHRDVFLDNFQDVEYISGQIEKLIKEAKDHGSAIGIGHPHQATLDALKRELPKIRGKVRLVPASKLVEVPQI